From a single Drosophila sulfurigaster albostrigata strain 15112-1811.04 chromosome 3, ASM2355843v2, whole genome shotgun sequence genomic region:
- the LOC133844288 gene encoding calmodulin-like, whose product MELNDHERESFEWAFSLLTDDKSSYITQKELVGFLQALGKTANESQMNAMINEVDEDGNGFIDFKEFVTALSRKLSGNLDDDEIRDTFRVYDKDNTGFISADQVKTVFFDLDQPIADDEIDEMIRTYDSDGDGMLSYDEFVEMMTTR is encoded by the coding sequence ATGGAATTAAATGATCATGAACGCGAGTCCTTTGAATGGGCATTCTCCTTGCTAACCGACGATAAATCTAGCTACATTACCCAAAAGGAACTCGTTGGGTTTTTACAAGCTTTGGGGAAGACGGCAAACGAAAGTCAGATGAACGCCATGATCAACGAGGTGGACGAGGATGGTAATGGATTCATCGATTTCAAAGAGTTCGTCACCGCCTTGTCGCGAAAACTGAGTGGAAATCTAGATGATGACGAAATACGCGATACATTTCGGGTGTATGACAAGGATAACACCGGTTTCATTTCCGCCGACCAGGTGAAGACCGTATTCTTCGATTTGGATCAGCCGATAGCAGACGATGAGATTGATGAAATGATACGAACCTATGATAGCGATGGGGATGGAATGCTGAGCTACGATGAATTTGTCGAAATGATGACAACCCGTTAG
- the LOC133843266 gene encoding uncharacterized protein LOC133843266 produces the protein MPFDYDTMHLGCDMDQGGLINIIAAFPNHCIWVWNNRFVHEGYYRVFKTYQLEAFFFGQYYERLRRFEVDPHTWDYSSIGKW, from the coding sequence ATGCCCTTCGATTACGATACCATGCACTTGGGGTGCGATATGGATCAGGGTGGCCTAATCAATATTATTGCCGCATTTCCGAATCATTGCATTTGGGTTTGGAACAATCGATTCGTGCACGAAGGTTACTATCGCGTCTTTAAGACCTATCAGTTAGAGGCCTTCTTCTTTGGCCAATATTATGAGCGCTTACGTCGATTCGAGGTAGATCCGCACACCTGGGACTACAGTTCAATTGGTAAATGGTAA